A window of Anaerobaca lacustris genomic DNA:
GGTCCTTGTGCCGCCATCTTCTTCGGCGAGCGGAGCGATGGGGTTTACCCGAGAGTCTCCAAGCCCGCCTGGGACCGCCGTTATCGCGGATTCCAGTGTTCGATGGTCCCATAAGCCGCGAGCCCGTCCGACGGGGTCAGGGTCGGTGAGCAGGGGTCGCGCGGGTGAAGATTTGCTGGGACGAGGGTGGAATGGCCCTGCTATAGAATCTGCACAGACACGGCATCGGCGGAAGAGCAAATTGCATTGGACCTGGCGTGCGGGCCGATTAGAATGTGTTGTCACGATCGACCCGTACACAGGAGCGCAGGATGCAGATCTACTTGTCTCGGCCCGACATCACGGAGAAGGAAATCGCCGGCGTCGTAGCGGTGCTGCGCAGTCCAAACCTGTCGCTGGGGCCCAAGCTGACCGAGTTCGAAGGCGCGCTGACCCGCTACGTCGGGCGGCGTCGGGCGGTGGCGGTCAACAGCGGCACCAGCGGGCTGTTCCTGAGCCTGCTGGCCTTGGGAATCGGTGCCGGCGATGAGGTGATTACCACGCCGTTTTCGTTCGTCGCTTCAGCGACGTCGATCATGATGACGGGGGCCCGGCCGGTCTTCGTCGATATCGATCCGGTGAGCCTGAATCTGCATCCGGACGCGATCGAGGCGGCCATTACGCCGCGTACGCGGGCGATTGTCCCGGTGGAGGTGTTCGGCAACCCCGCCGGCTTCGATGCGGTCTGCGAGATCGCCGAGCGGCATGGCCTGTCTGTCGTCGAGGACAGTTGCGAGGCCCTGGGCTCGGCCCTGCACGGCCGAAGGGCCGGGACGTTCGGCACACTGAGCGTCTTCGGCTTCTATCCCAACAAGCAGATCACCACCGGGGAGGGCGGGG
This region includes:
- a CDS encoding DegT/DnrJ/EryC1/StrS family aminotransferase, whose translation is MQIYLSRPDITEKEIAGVVAVLRSPNLSLGPKLTEFEGALTRYVGRRRAVAVNSGTSGLFLSLLALGIGAGDEVITTPFSFVASATSIMMTGARPVFVDIDPVSLNLHPDAIEAAITPRTRAIVPVEVFGNPAGFDAVCEIAERHGLSVVEDSCEALGSALHGRRAGTFGTLSVFGFYPNKQITTGEGGAILTDDEALVDRCVSLRNQGRSAADRWLLHERLGYNFRLSDINCALGLAQLARIDEIKAARAHVARWYQEMLADEDRLIVPAAPDGVELSWFVFVVRLAESFSPDDRDRLLDEMRRQKIQVSNYFPPIHLQPFIAARYGYGPGDFPVCEQVAARTVALPFHTQLSEEDVAFVCGVLRGVLDTLHR